The Alkalicoccobacillus plakortidis genome contains a region encoding:
- the rplW gene encoding 50S ribosomal protein L23, translating into MSNARDILKRPIITERSTDLMEDKKYTFEVDVRANKTQIKSAVEEIFEVKVSNVNTINSKGKSKRFGRYTGYTARRKKAIVTLTPESKELDFFEG; encoded by the coding sequence ATGTCAAACGCTCGTGATATCTTAAAGCGCCCTATCATTACTGAACGTTCAACTGATCTGATGGAAGATAAGAAATACACATTTGAAGTTGATGTTCGTGCGAACAAGACTCAAATTAAATCAGCTGTTGAAGAAATCTTTGAAGTAAAGGTTTCTAATGTCAATACAATTAACTCCAAAGGGAAGTCAAAACGTTTCGGACGTTACACTGGCTACACGGCTCGCCGTAAAAAAGCTATTGTTACATTAACGCCTGAAAGTAAAGAACTAGACTTCTTTGAAGGGTAA
- the rpoC gene encoding DNA-directed RNA polymerase subunit beta', with protein MLDVNNFEYMKIGLASPNKIRSWSRGEVKKPETINYRTLKPEKDGLFCERIFGPTKDWECHCGKYKRVRYKGVVCDRCGVEVTRAKVRRERMGHIELAAPVSHIWYFKGIPSRMGLVLDMSPRSLEEVIYFASYVVTDPGDTPLEKKQLLSEKEYRAYYDKYGRGFTAQMGAEAIRKLLADIDLQKEVDSLKEELLTAQGQRRTRAIKRLEVLEAFRHSGNEPSWMVLDVLPVIPPELRPMVQLDGGRFATSDLNDLYRRVINRNNRLKRLLDLGAPNIIVQNEKRMLQEAVDALIDNGRRGRPVTGPGNRPLKSLSHMLKGKQGRFRQNLLGKRVDYSGRSVIVVGPHLKMYQCGLPKEMALELFKPFVMKELVSKGLAHNIKSAKRKVERVQPEVWDVLEEVIREHPVLLNRAPTLHRLGIQAFEPILVEGRAIKLHPLVCTAYNADFDGDQMAVHVPLSAEAQAEARILMLAAQNILNPKDGKPVVTPSQDMVLGNYYLTLERDDAKGQGSTFKDSNEAIIAYQNGYVHLHTRVAVPVSSLGKSNFTEEQEKMLILTTVGKLIFNEILPESFPYMNEPTDYNLSVATPSKYLVPSSTDVKKELTEREVILPFKKGFLGNIIAEVFKKFKITETSKMLDRMKDLGFKYSTKAGITVGVADIVVLAEKKVILAEAEEKVERILKQFRRGLITEEERYDRVISIWSEAKDVIQNKLMGTLDRSNPIFMMSDSGARGNASNFTQLAGMRGLMANPSGRIIELPIKSSFREGLTVLEYFISTHGARKGLADTALKTADSGYLTRRLVDVAQDVIVREDDCGTDRGLQVQAIKEGNEVIEGLYDRLVGRVAFKTVRHPESNDVLIGKNGLIGEDTAKTIVDAGVEAVTIRSVFTCNTRHGVCKKCYGRNLATGSDVEVGEAVGIIAAQSIGEPGTQLTMRTFHTGGVAGDDITQGLPRIQELFEARNPKGQAVISEVDGEIIDFKDGDKREITVKSELETKAYAIPYGARIRVSVGDHVVAGESITEGSVDPKELLKVKGMNGVQEYLLKEVQKVYRMQGVEIGDKHVEVMVRQMLRKIRVTDSGDTKVLPGALIEIQKFNDENTSVLINGENPATGRPVLLGITKASLETDSFLSAASFQETTRVLTDAAIKGKRDELLGLKENVIIGKLIPAGTGMQRYRNLSIHSEHTKQTPEEQAEAMLEEMITQE; from the coding sequence TTGCTAGATGTCAATAACTTCGAGTATATGAAAATAGGTCTCGCATCACCTAATAAGATTCGTTCGTGGTCTAGAGGTGAAGTGAAAAAACCGGAAACCATTAATTACCGTACACTAAAACCTGAGAAGGACGGTTTGTTCTGCGAGCGTATTTTTGGTCCTACAAAAGACTGGGAATGTCACTGTGGTAAATACAAACGTGTTCGTTATAAAGGTGTAGTATGTGATCGTTGTGGCGTTGAAGTCACTCGTGCTAAAGTTCGTCGTGAGCGTATGGGTCACATTGAACTTGCTGCTCCTGTATCTCACATTTGGTACTTCAAAGGAATCCCAAGTCGTATGGGCTTAGTTCTTGATATGTCTCCACGTTCGTTGGAAGAAGTCATTTACTTTGCATCGTATGTTGTAACGGATCCAGGTGATACACCTCTTGAAAAGAAACAACTGCTTTCTGAGAAAGAATATAGAGCATATTACGATAAATATGGTCGTGGTTTTACTGCGCAAATGGGTGCAGAAGCGATCCGTAAGCTTTTAGCTGATATTGATCTTCAAAAAGAAGTTGATTCACTAAAAGAAGAGCTACTTACTGCACAAGGTCAACGTCGTACTCGTGCAATTAAGCGTCTAGAAGTTCTTGAAGCATTCCGTCATTCTGGCAATGAGCCATCTTGGATGGTACTTGATGTGCTTCCGGTTATTCCACCTGAGCTTCGTCCAATGGTACAGCTTGATGGTGGTCGTTTTGCAACTTCTGACTTAAATGACTTGTATCGTCGAGTAATTAACCGTAATAACCGTTTGAAGCGTCTACTTGATCTTGGAGCACCGAATATCATTGTTCAAAATGAAAAACGTATGCTTCAGGAAGCAGTCGATGCCTTAATCGATAATGGTCGTCGTGGAAGACCTGTTACAGGACCGGGTAACCGTCCGTTAAAATCTCTTTCTCATATGCTTAAAGGGAAGCAAGGTCGTTTCCGTCAGAACTTACTTGGTAAGCGTGTTGACTACTCTGGTCGTTCGGTTATCGTTGTAGGACCACATTTGAAAATGTATCAGTGTGGACTTCCTAAGGAAATGGCACTTGAGCTATTTAAACCTTTTGTGATGAAAGAACTTGTAAGTAAAGGTCTTGCTCACAACATCAAGAGTGCAAAACGTAAGGTAGAACGTGTTCAGCCGGAAGTATGGGATGTACTTGAAGAAGTTATTCGTGAGCATCCAGTTTTACTAAACCGTGCACCAACACTTCACCGTCTTGGAATTCAAGCGTTTGAACCGATTCTTGTAGAAGGTCGTGCAATTAAGCTTCACCCACTCGTATGTACAGCATATAATGCTGACTTTGATGGTGACCAAATGGCTGTTCACGTACCACTATCTGCAGAAGCACAAGCTGAAGCACGTATTTTAATGCTTGCAGCACAGAACATCCTAAACCCGAAGGACGGTAAACCAGTTGTTACACCTTCACAGGATATGGTATTGGGTAACTATTACCTAACGCTAGAACGTGATGATGCTAAAGGACAAGGTTCAACTTTTAAAGATTCAAACGAAGCGATTATTGCTTATCAGAATGGGTATGTACATCTGCACACACGTGTAGCTGTGCCGGTTTCTTCTTTAGGTAAATCGAACTTTACTGAAGAGCAAGAAAAGATGCTGATTTTAACAACAGTCGGAAAATTGATTTTCAACGAAATTCTACCTGAGTCATTCCCTTACATGAATGAGCCGACTGATTACAATCTTAGCGTAGCAACTCCATCTAAATACCTTGTGCCGAGTTCTACAGATGTGAAAAAGGAGCTAACTGAGCGTGAAGTAATCCTTCCGTTTAAAAAAGGCTTCCTAGGAAACATCATTGCTGAGGTATTCAAGAAGTTTAAGATTACTGAAACCTCTAAGATGCTTGACCGTATGAAGGATCTTGGATTTAAGTACTCTACTAAAGCAGGTATCACTGTAGGGGTAGCGGATATCGTTGTTCTTGCAGAGAAAAAAGTTATTCTTGCTGAAGCAGAGGAAAAGGTTGAACGTATCCTTAAACAATTCCGTCGTGGTCTAATCACGGAGGAAGAGCGTTATGATCGTGTTATCTCTATCTGGAGTGAAGCGAAAGATGTTATCCAGAATAAGCTTATGGGTACATTAGATCGCAGTAACCCAATCTTCATGATGAGTGATTCAGGAGCTCGTGGTAACGCATCTAACTTTACGCAGCTTGCGGGTATGCGTGGACTGATGGCGAATCCATCAGGACGTATCATTGAACTTCCGATCAAATCAAGTTTCCGTGAAGGTTTAACAGTACTCGAGTACTTTATCTCTACTCACGGTGCACGTAAGGGTCTTGCGGATACAGCACTTAAGACCGCTGACTCAGGTTACCTGACTCGTCGTCTAGTAGACGTAGCACAGGATGTTATCGTACGTGAAGATGATTGTGGTACCGACCGTGGACTTCAGGTTCAAGCAATTAAAGAAGGAAATGAAGTTATTGAAGGTTTATATGACCGTCTAGTTGGTCGTGTGGCCTTTAAAACAGTCCGTCATCCAGAATCAAATGATGTTCTTATCGGTAAAAACGGGCTAATTGGTGAAGATACAGCGAAAACAATTGTTGATGCTGGTGTTGAAGCTGTTACCATTCGTTCAGTATTCACATGTAATACACGCCATGGTGTGTGTAAGAAGTGTTACGGACGTAACCTGGCAACAGGAAGCGACGTTGAAGTGGGAGAAGCAGTTGGAATCATCGCTGCCCAATCCATTGGTGAGCCAGGAACACAGCTTACGATGCGTACATTCCACACAGGTGGTGTAGCAGGGGACGATATCACACAAGGTCTTCCGCGTATCCAAGAGCTATTTGAAGCTCGTAATCCAAAAGGTCAAGCGGTTATCTCTGAAGTTGATGGTGAAATTATCGACTTTAAAGATGGAGACAAACGTGAGATTACAGTGAAAAGTGAGCTTGAAACAAAAGCATACGCGATTCCTTATGGTGCTCGAATCAGAGTTTCAGTAGGAGATCATGTTGTCGCTGGTGAAAGCATTACTGAAGGTTCGGTTGATCCAAAAGAGCTTCTGAAGGTTAAAGGTATGAATGGAGTACAGGAATATCTTCTTAAAGAAGTTCAGAAGGTATACCGTATGCAAGGGGTAGAAATTGGAGACAAACACGTTGAGGTTATGGTTCGCCAAATGCTTCGTAAGATCCGTGTGACTGATTCCGGAGATACCAAAGTACTTCCTGGTGCATTAATCGAAATCCAGAAGTTTAATGATGAGAATACAAGTGTTCTTATCAACGGAGAAAACCCAGCTACTGGACGTCCGGTTCTTCTTGGTATTACCAAAGCGTCTCTTGAGACAGACTCATTCTTATCAGCTGCATCATTCCAAGAAACAACTCGTGTTCTTACGGATGCTGCAATCAAAGGTAAACGTGATGAGTTACTTGGACTTAAGGAGAATGTTATTATTGGTAAGCTGATTCCGGCCGGTACTGGAATGCAACGTTACCGTAACTTGAGCATTCATTCTGAGCATACAAAGCAGACGCCTGAAGAACAGGCAGAAGCAATGCTTGAAGAAATGATCACACAAGAATAA
- the rplB gene encoding 50S ribosomal protein L2, translating into MAIKKYKPTSAGRRGMSVLDFAELTTDKPEKSLLAPLHKKGGRNNQGRLTVRHQGGGHKRQYRIVDFKRNKDGIPGRVATIEYDPNRSANIALLHYADGEKRYILAPKGLKVGTVVESGAESDIKVGNTLPLINIPVGTIIHNIELRPGKGGQLVRSAGAEAQLLGKEGQYVLVRLKSGETRYILSTCRATIGQVGNLEHELVNIGKAGRSRWLGKRPTVRGSVMNPNDHPHGGGEGRSPIGRKSPMSPWGKPTLGYKTRKKNNQSDKYIVRRRKK; encoded by the coding sequence ATGGCCATTAAAAAGTATAAACCAACCAGTGCCGGTCGTCGTGGCATGTCAGTACTTGACTTTGCTGAACTTACGACGGATAAGCCGGAAAAGTCGTTACTTGCTCCTTTACACAAAAAAGGCGGACGTAACAACCAAGGTAGATTGACAGTACGTCACCAAGGTGGCGGACACAAACGTCAATACCGTATTGTTGATTTCAAACGTAACAAAGATGGAATTCCAGGACGCGTTGCTACAATCGAGTACGATCCAAACCGTTCTGCTAATATCGCGTTGCTTCACTATGCAGATGGTGAAAAACGTTATATCTTAGCTCCAAAAGGCCTTAAGGTCGGAACTGTTGTAGAATCAGGTGCAGAATCAGATATCAAAGTGGGTAACACTCTTCCACTTATCAATATCCCAGTCGGTACTATTATTCACAACATCGAACTTCGTCCAGGAAAAGGTGGTCAGCTAGTTCGTTCTGCTGGTGCAGAAGCTCAACTTCTTGGTAAAGAAGGACAGTATGTACTTGTTCGTCTGAAGTCAGGGGAAACTCGTTACATCCTATCTACTTGCCGTGCTACAATCGGTCAAGTTGGTAACCTTGAGCACGAACTTGTGAACATCGGTAAAGCTGGTCGTTCTAGATGGTTAGGCAAGCGCCCAACGGTTCGTGGATCTGTAATGAACCCTAACGATCACCCACACGGTGGTGGTGAAGGTAGATCACCAATCGGACGTAAGTCTCCAATGTCTCCTTGGGGTAAACCAACTCTTGGATACAAAACACGTAAGAAGAACAACCAATCTGACAAGTACATTGTACGTCGTCGCAAAAAATAA
- the tuf gene encoding elongation factor Tu: protein MGKEKFDRSKTHANIGTIGHVDHGKTTLTAAITTVLAKRSGKGQAMAYDAIDGAPEERERGITISTAHVEYETDSRHYAHVDCPGHADYVKNMITGAAQMDGGILVVSAADGPMPQTREHILLSRNVGVPALVVFLNKCDMVDDEELLELVEMEVRDLLSEYDFPGDDVPVIQGSALKALQGDADYEEKIIELMNAVDEYIPTPPRDTEKPFMMPVEDVFSITGRGTVATGRVERGQLNVGDEIEIIGINEDAKKTTVTGVEMFRKLLDYAEAGDNIGALLRGVSRDDIQRGQVLAKPGTITPHTNFTSEVYVLSKDEGGRHTPFFTNYRPQFYFRTTDVTGVVHLPEGVEMVMPGDNTEMTVELIAPIAIEEGTRFSIREGGRTVGSGVVASIQK from the coding sequence ATGGGTAAAGAAAAATTCGATCGTTCCAAAACACATGCCAATATCGGTACTATTGGACACGTTGACCATGGTAAAACGACACTAACTGCTGCAATTACAACTGTACTTGCTAAGCGTTCTGGTAAAGGTCAAGCAATGGCGTATGACGCTATTGATGGTGCTCCAGAAGAGCGCGAGCGTGGAATCACAATTTCTACAGCTCACGTTGAATATGAAACTGATTCTCGCCACTACGCACACGTAGATTGCCCAGGACACGCTGACTATGTTAAAAACATGATCACTGGTGCTGCACAAATGGACGGAGGAATCCTAGTAGTATCTGCTGCTGACGGTCCAATGCCACAAACTCGTGAGCACATCCTACTTTCTCGTAACGTAGGTGTACCTGCACTTGTTGTATTCTTAAACAAATGTGACATGGTAGACGACGAAGAGCTTCTTGAGCTTGTAGAAATGGAAGTTCGTGATCTTCTTTCTGAGTATGACTTCCCTGGTGATGACGTTCCAGTTATCCAAGGTTCTGCACTTAAAGCCCTTCAAGGTGATGCAGATTACGAAGAAAAAATCATCGAGCTTATGAACGCAGTTGATGAGTATATTCCTACTCCACCGCGTGACACTGAAAAGCCATTCATGATGCCTGTAGAGGACGTATTCTCAATCACTGGTCGTGGTACTGTTGCGACTGGTCGTGTAGAGCGTGGTCAACTTAACGTTGGTGACGAAATCGAAATCATTGGTATCAACGAAGATGCTAAGAAAACAACTGTTACAGGTGTTGAGATGTTCCGTAAGCTTCTTGACTATGCTGAAGCTGGTGACAACATTGGAGCTCTTCTACGTGGAGTATCACGTGATGATATCCAACGTGGTCAAGTACTTGCTAAGCCAGGTACAATCACTCCACACACTAACTTCACTTCTGAAGTTTATGTACTATCTAAAGACGAGGGTGGACGTCACACTCCATTCTTCACAAACTACCGTCCTCAGTTCTACTTCCGTACAACTGACGTAACGGGTGTTGTACACCTTCCAGAAGGCGTTGAAATGGTAATGCCTGGTGATAACACTGAGATGACTGTTGAGCTTATCGCTCCAATCGCGATCGAAGAGGGAACTCGTTTCTCAATTCGTGAAGGTGGACGTACAGTTGGATCTGGTGTTGTAGCTTCTATCCAGAAGTAA
- the rpsJ gene encoding 30S ribosomal protein S10 has product MAKQKIRIRLKAYDHRVLDQSAEKIVETAKRSGASVSGPIPLPTERSVYTVLRAVHKYKDSREQFEMRTHKRLIDIVNPTPQTVDALMRLDLPSGVDIEIKL; this is encoded by the coding sequence ATGGCAAAGCAAAAGATTCGTATTCGTTTAAAAGCTTATGATCACCGTGTTTTGGACCAATCAGCAGAGAAAATCGTAGAAACGGCAAAACGTTCGGGTGCAAGTGTATCAGGACCAATTCCGCTTCCAACTGAGAGATCAGTGTACACGGTTCTTCGTGCTGTGCATAAGTACAAAGATTCTCGTGAGCAATTCGAGATGCGTACACATAAGCGTTTGATTGATATTGTGAATCCAACACCACAAACTGTGGATGCGTTGATGCGTTTGGACTTACCGTCTGGCGTTGACATTGAAATCAAACTATAA
- the rplD gene encoding 50S ribosomal protein L4 produces MPKVTVFNQTGSEVGDIELADSVFGIEPNESVLHDAVVMQQASLRQGTHKTKGRSEVRGGGRKPWRQKGTGRARQGSIRSPQWVGGGVVFGPTPRSYSFNLPKKVRRLAIKSALSSKVLASEVVVLEDLKFDAVKTKDMAAVLSGLSIAKKALVVVSDYNENVELSSRNLPNVTVLTADSVNVLDVLKHDKLVLTKAAVEKVEEVLA; encoded by the coding sequence ATGCCGAAAGTTACAGTATTTAATCAAACTGGTTCAGAGGTTGGCGATATCGAGCTAGCTGATTCCGTTTTTGGAATTGAACCAAATGAGAGTGTTTTACATGACGCGGTTGTAATGCAACAAGCATCACTTCGTCAAGGAACACACAAAACTAAAGGACGTTCTGAAGTACGTGGAGGCGGTCGTAAACCATGGCGCCAAAAAGGTACAGGACGTGCTCGTCAAGGTTCTATCCGTTCACCACAATGGGTAGGCGGTGGAGTAGTCTTTGGACCAACACCACGTAGCTATAGCTTCAATCTTCCTAAGAAGGTTCGTCGTTTGGCTATCAAATCAGCTCTATCTAGCAAAGTGCTAGCTTCTGAAGTTGTTGTGCTTGAAGATCTTAAATTTGATGCAGTAAAAACAAAAGACATGGCAGCAGTCTTGTCTGGACTTTCTATTGCTAAAAAAGCTCTTGTTGTTGTTTCTGACTACAATGAGAACGTAGAACTATCAAGTCGTAATCTTCCTAATGTAACAGTTTTAACTGCTGATTCTGTTAATGTTCTTGATGTGCTTAAGCACGACAAGCTTGTTTTAACAAAAGCGGCTGTTGAAAAGGTAGAGGAGGTGCTTGCATAA
- the rplC gene encoding 50S ribosomal protein L3 has translation MTKGILGRKIGMTQVFAENGEVIPVTVIEAEPNVVLQKKTVDSDGYEAIQLGFADQKKNNTTKPSEGHAAKAQTTPKRYIKEIRNVTLDDYEVGQELSVTTFTEGDIVDVTGTSKGKGFQGAIKRHNQSRGPMSHGSRYHRRPGSMGPVAPNRVFKGKLLPGRMGGETKTIQNLEIVKVDAERNLLLVKGNVPGARKGYVAIQSGVKAN, from the coding sequence ATGACCAAAGGAATCTTAGGTAGAAAAATCGGTATGACTCAGGTATTTGCTGAGAATGGCGAAGTCATCCCAGTAACAGTAATTGAAGCTGAACCAAACGTGGTTTTGCAAAAGAAAACAGTTGATTCTGATGGTTACGAAGCGATCCAACTAGGATTTGCTGACCAGAAGAAAAACAACACAACGAAACCGTCAGAAGGGCATGCAGCAAAAGCCCAAACGACTCCTAAGCGCTACATCAAGGAAATCCGTAACGTTACTCTAGATGACTATGAAGTCGGACAAGAGCTTAGCGTAACAACATTTACAGAGGGCGATATCGTAGACGTAACTGGAACATCTAAAGGGAAAGGTTTCCAAGGTGCTATCAAGCGTCATAACCAATCTCGCGGACCGATGTCCCATGGTTCACGTTACCACCGTCGTCCGGGTTCAATGGGTCCTGTTGCTCCAAACCGTGTATTTAAAGGGAAACTTCTTCCTGGACGTATGGGTGGAGAAACAAAGACTATCCAGAACCTTGAAATTGTAAAGGTTGACGCTGAACGTAATCTTCTTCTTGTAAAAGGAAATGTTCCTGGAGCTAGAAAAGGCTATGTAGCGATTCAGTCCGGAGTTAAAGCTAACTAA
- the fusA gene encoding elongation factor G: MAREFSLKDTRNIGIMAHIDAGKTTATERILFYTGRVHKIGETHEGASQMDWMAQEQERGITITSAATTAQWKGHRINIIDTPGHVDFTVEVERSLRVLDGAVAVLDAQSGVEPQTETVWRQATTYGVPRVVFVNKMDKTGADFMYSVGTLRDRLQANAHPIQLPIGAEDDFTGIIDLIEMEAHIYKDDLGKEWETTEIPAEYKEQAEKLNESLIEAVAELDEDLTMKYLEGEEISKEELKAAIRKGTCNVEFYPVICGSAFKNKGVQLMLDAVLAYLPSPLDVRAITGHVPDSEEEITREPGDDQPFSALAFKVMTDPYVGKLTFFRVYSGTLDSGSYVRNSTKDKRERVGRILQMHANSREEISTVYSGDIAAAVGLKDTTTGDTLCDEKNLVILESMDFPEPVIHLSVEPKSKADQDKMGMALAKLAEEDPTFKTHTDEETGQTIIGGMGELHLDIIVDRMRREFKVEANVGAPQVSYRETIRQAAQVEGKFVRQSGGRGQFGHVWIEFSPNEEGAGFEFENGIVGGVVPREYVPAVQAGIEEALDNGMIAGFPLIDIKARLYDGSYHDVDSNEMAFKIAASMALKNAKTKCNPVLLEPLMKVEIVVPEEYMGDIMGDVTARRGRVEGMEARGNAQTVKAFVPLAEMFGYATSLRSRTQGRGTYSMFFDHYEEVPKSVAAEIIKKQTGE, from the coding sequence ATGGCAAGAGAGTTCTCCTTAAAAGATACGCGTAATATCGGGATCATGGCACACATTGATGCCGGTAAAACAACTGCAACTGAACGTATCCTGTTTTACACAGGTCGTGTTCATAAAATCGGTGAAACTCACGAAGGTGCTTCTCAAATGGACTGGATGGCGCAAGAGCAAGAGCGTGGAATTACAATCACGTCTGCTGCGACAACAGCTCAATGGAAAGGCCATCGTATTAACATCATCGATACACCAGGACACGTAGACTTCACTGTTGAAGTTGAACGTTCACTTCGCGTATTGGATGGAGCTGTTGCGGTACTAGATGCACAATCAGGTGTTGAACCGCAAACAGAGACTGTATGGCGTCAAGCAACAACATATGGTGTTCCCCGTGTAGTATTCGTTAACAAAATGGATAAAACAGGCGCGGACTTCATGTATTCTGTTGGAACATTGCGTGATCGTTTGCAAGCAAACGCACACCCAATTCAGCTACCAATCGGTGCGGAAGATGATTTCACTGGAATCATTGACCTAATCGAAATGGAAGCACACATCTACAAAGATGACCTTGGTAAGGAATGGGAAACAACTGAAATTCCTGCTGAGTATAAAGAACAAGCTGAGAAACTTAACGAATCATTAATCGAAGCTGTTGCTGAGCTTGATGAAGACTTAACAATGAAATATCTTGAGGGTGAAGAGATTTCAAAAGAAGAACTCAAAGCAGCGATCCGTAAAGGAACGTGTAACGTTGAATTCTATCCTGTAATCTGTGGATCTGCATTTAAGAACAAAGGTGTTCAGCTTATGCTAGACGCGGTTCTTGCTTATCTACCATCACCACTTGACGTTCGTGCTATCACGGGACATGTGCCTGATTCTGAAGAAGAAATCACACGTGAGCCTGGTGATGACCAGCCGTTCTCTGCACTTGCTTTTAAAGTAATGACGGATCCTTATGTTGGTAAACTAACATTCTTCCGTGTTTACTCTGGTACGCTTGACTCTGGTTCTTATGTTCGTAACTCAACAAAAGACAAGCGTGAGCGTGTAGGACGTATCCTACAAATGCACGCAAACTCACGTGAGGAAATCTCTACGGTTTACTCTGGTGATATTGCTGCTGCTGTAGGTCTTAAAGATACGACTACTGGTGATACACTTTGTGATGAGAAGAACCTTGTTATCTTAGAATCAATGGACTTCCCAGAACCAGTTATTCACCTTTCAGTTGAGCCTAAGTCTAAAGCTGACCAAGATAAAATGGGTATGGCATTAGCTAAGCTTGCTGAAGAAGATCCAACATTCAAAACGCATACGGATGAAGAAACGGGTCAAACGATCATTGGTGGTATGGGTGAACTTCACCTTGATATCATTGTTGACCGTATGAGACGCGAATTCAAAGTTGAAGCGAATGTTGGTGCACCTCAAGTTTCATATCGTGAGACAATTCGTCAAGCTGCACAGGTTGAAGGTAAATTCGTTCGTCAATCTGGTGGACGTGGACAGTTTGGTCACGTATGGATTGAGTTCTCTCCTAACGAAGAGGGCGCAGGCTTTGAATTTGAGAACGGAATTGTTGGTGGGGTTGTTCCTCGTGAATACGTACCAGCGGTTCAAGCAGGTATTGAAGAAGCACTTGATAACGGTATGATTGCTGGCTTCCCTTTAATCGACATTAAAGCTCGTCTTTATGATGGTTCTTACCATGACGTCGATTCCAATGAGATGGCCTTTAAGATTGCTGCATCAATGGCTTTGAAAAATGCCAAAACCAAGTGTAACCCGGTTCTTCTTGAGCCACTTATGAAGGTAGAGATTGTTGTACCTGAAGAGTACATGGGTGACATTATGGGAGATGTAACAGCTCGTCGTGGACGCGTTGAAGGAATGGAAGCACGCGGTAACGCACAAACTGTTAAAGCGTTTGTACCTCTTGCAGAAATGTTTGGGTATGCAACATCTCTTCGTTCACGTACACAAGGTCGCGGTACGTACTCAATGTTCTTTGATCATTATGAAGAAGTACCGAAGAGTGTGGCAGCTGAGATTATTAAGAAACAAACAGGAGAGTAA
- a CDS encoding 50S ribosomal protein L7ae-like protein has product MSYEKVEQGSNPFVGVKQTLKALDNDLVSELVIASDADSRIVSQAELKAQTKRIPIVYVDSMRKLGKACGIDVGAATVALRK; this is encoded by the coding sequence ATGTCTTATGAAAAAGTAGAACAGGGATCAAACCCATTCGTTGGTGTGAAACAGACACTTAAAGCGCTCGACAACGATCTTGTTAGTGAGCTTGTTATTGCCAGTGATGCTGATAGTAGAATTGTCAGTCAGGCTGAGCTTAAAGCTCAGACAAAGCGCATTCCGATTGTATATGTCGATTCAATGAGGAAGCTTGGAAAAGCTTGCGGAATTGATGTCGGCGCAGCCACTGTAGCGTTAAGGAAGTAA